Proteins co-encoded in one Xanthomonas campestris pv. badrii genomic window:
- the sufD gene encoding Fe-S cluster assembly protein SufD, with protein MSALLDSLARGFCGDDSRRAELDAALHSGLPGPRAEAWKYTSLRQLERRSFQPAPLVPTLIDAAALDEIPSPRLVFVNGRPSQALSDLSTLPDGVQLSTLSALPAESGQAQQLLGRRFDGSDEIFARLNAALADEGVLVQVQDAAQIALPLHLVFVSVAGEHDLAWHHRHLIELRAGASLNVVEHHLHVGDAAHLANSLMHVHLAQNAVLSHARVQADSAQATSLLRTDAVLARDARYQRVDLELGAGLSRHELNVRLEGSNARLTANGVLLGNGRRHVDTRLGIEHIARDTVCELVWRGVGADRSRVVFHGGIRIRPGADGTDARLSNKNLLLSSNAEIDTQPVLVIDAEEVQAAHGATVGQLDDNALFYLRSRGLPQAQAQRLLSAAFCHEPLRVLPDALTAVLALQLDRALNSAGVA; from the coding sequence ATGAGCGCGCTGCTTGATTCCCTGGCGCGTGGTTTCTGCGGTGATGACAGCCGCCGCGCCGAACTCGATGCCGCCCTGCACAGCGGCCTGCCCGGCCCGCGCGCCGAAGCATGGAAGTACACCTCGCTACGGCAACTGGAACGGCGCAGCTTCCAGCCCGCGCCGCTGGTACCGACGCTGATCGATGCCGCCGCGCTGGACGAGATTCCGTCGCCGCGTCTGGTCTTCGTCAACGGGCGGCCATCGCAGGCACTGAGCGATCTGTCGACCTTGCCCGATGGCGTGCAGCTGAGCACCTTGTCCGCGTTGCCGGCTGAAAGCGGCCAGGCGCAACAACTGCTCGGCCGACGCTTCGACGGCAGCGACGAGATCTTTGCCCGCCTCAATGCCGCACTCGCCGATGAAGGCGTGCTGGTACAGGTGCAGGACGCTGCGCAGATCGCGCTGCCGTTGCATCTGGTGTTCGTCAGCGTGGCCGGCGAACACGACCTGGCCTGGCATCACCGGCATTTGATCGAATTGCGTGCCGGCGCGTCGTTGAACGTGGTCGAACACCACCTGCATGTCGGCGATGCGGCGCACCTGGCCAACAGCTTGATGCATGTGCACCTGGCGCAGAACGCGGTGTTGTCGCATGCACGCGTGCAGGCCGACAGCGCGCAGGCGACCTCACTGCTGCGCACCGACGCCGTGCTCGCGCGCGATGCACGCTACCAGCGCGTGGATCTGGAACTGGGCGCCGGCTTGTCGCGGCACGAACTCAACGTGCGCCTGGAAGGCAGCAACGCCCGGCTCACCGCCAATGGCGTGCTGCTGGGCAATGGCCGCCGCCATGTCGACACCCGCCTGGGCATCGAACACATCGCCCGCGATACCGTCTGTGAGCTGGTATGGCGCGGCGTGGGGGCCGATCGCAGCCGCGTGGTCTTCCATGGCGGCATCCGCATCCGCCCCGGTGCCGACGGTACCGATGCGCGGCTGTCCAACAAGAACCTGCTGCTCTCGTCCAACGCCGAAATCGACACCCAGCCGGTGCTGGTGATCGACGCCGAAGAAGTCCAGGCCGCACATGGCGCCACCGTCGGCCAGCTCGACGACAACGCCTTGTTCTACCTGCGTTCGCGCGGCCTGCCGCAGGCGCAGGCG
- a CDS encoding DUF3861 family protein, which produces MSRKRYRITVTPIENDGRPCDDRCTIEFEQRSRADWMRLLEELHLRRDLSSDECAALTVGSQLLEDLAARPRAQPSDALDALRPRLQLLLERLQRVHPGP; this is translated from the coding sequence ATGTCCCGAAAACGCTATCGCATTACGGTCACGCCCATCGAAAACGACGGCCGCCCCTGCGACGACCGCTGCACCATCGAGTTCGAACAGCGCTCGCGCGCCGACTGGATGCGCCTGCTCGAGGAATTGCACCTGCGCCGCGACCTCAGCAGCGATGAGTGCGCTGCACTGACGGTGGGATCGCAACTGCTAGAAGACCTGGCCGCGCGCCCACGCGCGCAGCCCAGCGACGCGTTGGACGCGTTGCGGCCCAGGCTGCAGTTGCTGCTGGAGCGCCTGCAACGCGTGCACCCCGGGCCCTGA
- a CDS encoding HU family DNA-binding protein — protein MAKTAAKKAAPKKAVKKVAATKTAKPAKAATKTAAPKPIKEALSKTGLVAHIAESTQLAPKDVRAVLASLEAAAHSSLNKKGAGSFTLPGMLKLTAVHVPAKPKRKGINPFTKEEQTFPAKPASFKVKARLLKKLKDAAL, from the coding sequence AAGGCTGCCCCCAAGAAGGCAGTGAAAAAGGTCGCCGCCACCAAGACCGCAAAGCCGGCCAAGGCCGCTACCAAGACCGCCGCGCCGAAGCCGATCAAGGAAGCCCTGAGCAAGACCGGCCTGGTCGCGCACATCGCCGAATCCACCCAGCTGGCTCCGAAGGACGTCCGCGCCGTGCTGGCGTCGCTGGAAGCCGCTGCGCATTCCTCGCTCAACAAGAAGGGTGCAGGCAGTTTCACCCTGCCGGGCATGCTGAAGCTGACCGCCGTGCACGTGCCGGCCAAGCCGAAGCGCAAGGGCATCAACCCGTTCACCAAGGAAGAGCAGACCTTCCCGGCCAAGCCTGCCAGCTTCAAGGTCAAGGCTCGCCTGCTGAAGAAGCTGAAGGACGCCGCGCTCTGA
- a CDS encoding DUF1439 domain-containing protein, which yields MKLRSLAGSALALALALPVSGAWAAPQIQGHQISVQASDLQQYLGGRFPQTHDALGGLIEMTVSNPALSLPPGDRMKMAFDLAVATAGAAPAPVGNVTLTSALRYDTAKQGIYLDQPSIDDFRPANAGAKLDHSTRQLLNTWLADYARKEPIYRIDPAIAAVMGAVQVESVGIQNGRVAVNFNQNIEQLVPAAALSGK from the coding sequence ATGAAACTGCGTTCGCTTGCCGGATCCGCGCTCGCCCTTGCCTTGGCACTGCCTGTCAGCGGCGCGTGGGCGGCGCCACAGATCCAGGGACACCAGATCAGCGTGCAGGCCAGCGATCTGCAGCAGTATCTAGGTGGCCGCTTCCCGCAGACGCATGACGCGCTCGGCGGGCTGATCGAAATGACGGTCAGCAACCCGGCGCTGTCGCTGCCGCCAGGCGACCGGATGAAGATGGCGTTCGACCTGGCGGTTGCCACCGCAGGCGCTGCGCCGGCGCCGGTTGGCAATGTCACCTTGACCAGTGCGCTGCGTTACGACACTGCCAAGCAAGGCATTTACCTGGACCAACCCAGCATCGACGATTTCCGCCCGGCCAACGCCGGTGCGAAGCTCGACCACAGTACCCGTCAGCTGCTCAATACCTGGCTGGCCGACTATGCGCGCAAGGAACCGATCTACCGCATCGACCCGGCGATCGCTGCCGTCATGGGCGCGGTGCAGGTGGAGTCGGTGGGAATCCAGAACGGGCGCGTGGCCGTCAACTTCAACCAGAACATCGAGCAACTGGTGCCGGCGGCGGCGCTATCGGGAAAATAG
- a CDS encoding M23 family metallopeptidase: MPSASPTSSPARRLRRRLLWIAALCVLAVGARWAWQLPVADRLRTTWELSQMPAPQALRIPVHNVRARQIADTFGAPRGRDRTHAGVDIFAPRGTPVVASTHGVVSAIGDRGLGGKQVWVLGPAMERHYYAHLDDWAAGLAVGDVVEPGTPLGMVGTTGNARGTPPHLHYGVYGRNGAYDPLPLLRKTAPSPAD; this comes from the coding sequence GTGCCATCTGCATCTCCCACATCAAGCCCCGCACGCAGGCTTCGCCGCCGTCTGCTGTGGATCGCCGCGCTGTGCGTCCTGGCGGTCGGTGCGCGCTGGGCGTGGCAGCTGCCGGTGGCCGACCGACTCCGCACCACCTGGGAACTGTCGCAGATGCCGGCACCGCAGGCGCTGCGGATTCCGGTGCACAACGTACGTGCCCGGCAGATCGCCGACACGTTCGGCGCGCCACGGGGACGCGACCGCACGCACGCCGGGGTCGACATCTTCGCGCCACGCGGCACACCGGTGGTGGCATCGACGCATGGCGTGGTCAGCGCGATCGGCGATCGCGGCCTGGGCGGCAAGCAGGTCTGGGTACTCGGCCCGGCGATGGAGCGACACTATTACGCGCACCTGGACGACTGGGCGGCAGGCTTGGCGGTAGGCGACGTGGTCGAGCCCGGCACGCCGCTTGGCATGGTTGGCACCACCGGCAACGCGCGCGGCACGCCGCCGCATCTGCACTATGGTGTGTATGGGCGCAACGGTGCGTACGATCCGCTGCCGCTGCTACGCAAAACCGCGCCTTCGCCGGCCGACTGA
- a CDS encoding type 1 glutamine amidotransferase domain-containing protein, which yields MSYSLSGKTIAVLATDGFEQSELLEPKRLLESWGAKVEVIAPGDADKIRAWDHTDWGQSVAVDRALDKATAQDYDALVLPGGVLNPDTLRTDAQAISFIRACATANKPVAAICHGPWLLLESDLVRDRNVTSWPSVKTDLSNAGARWQDAEVVVDGQLITSRKPDDIPAFSAAVAKALTA from the coding sequence ATGTCGTATTCGCTCTCTGGCAAGACCATCGCGGTGCTGGCCACCGATGGCTTCGAACAGTCCGAACTGCTGGAACCCAAGCGCCTGCTGGAATCCTGGGGCGCCAAGGTCGAGGTGATCGCGCCGGGCGATGCGGACAAGATCCGCGCCTGGGATCACACCGATTGGGGCCAGTCGGTGGCGGTGGACCGTGCGCTGGACAAGGCGACGGCGCAAGACTACGACGCGCTGGTGCTGCCCGGCGGTGTGCTCAATCCCGATACCTTGCGTACCGATGCGCAGGCGATCAGCTTCATTCGTGCATGTGCCACGGCGAACAAGCCGGTTGCCGCGATCTGCCATGGGCCGTGGCTGTTGCTGGAAAGCGACCTGGTTCGCGACCGTAATGTCACGTCGTGGCCGTCGGTCAAGACCGATCTGAGCAACGCTGGCGCGCGCTGGCAGGACGCAGAAGTGGTGGTGGACGGTCAGTTGATCACCAGTCGCAAGCCTGATGACATTCCCGCCTTCAGCGCCGCGGTTGCCAAAGCGCTGACTGCGTAA
- a CDS encoding SUF system Fe-S cluster assembly regulator has translation MLRVTKLTDYATVVLTVLAARSEQVLSASELAEQAGLEAPTVSKILKPLSQAGLVEGLRGVHGGYRLARAASEITLVEIVEAMEGPLAITECSQDHSQCGIAQTCGVRSNWRLINDVVGDALRRVTLAQMLQPLSLPGDSRRRSIAARVATT, from the coding sequence ATGCTGCGCGTCACCAAACTCACCGATTACGCCACTGTCGTGCTGACCGTGCTGGCTGCACGCAGCGAGCAGGTGCTCAGTGCCAGCGAGCTGGCCGAGCAGGCCGGCCTGGAAGCGCCGACCGTGAGCAAGATCCTCAAGCCGTTGTCGCAGGCCGGCCTGGTCGAAGGCCTGCGTGGCGTACATGGCGGCTACCGGCTCGCGCGCGCGGCCAGCGAGATCACCCTGGTGGAAATCGTCGAGGCAATGGAAGGCCCGCTGGCGATCACCGAATGCAGCCAGGACCACAGCCAGTGCGGCATCGCGCAGACCTGCGGGGTGCGCTCCAACTGGCGCCTGATCAACGACGTGGTGGGCGATGCCCTGCGCCGCGTGACGCTGGCGCAGATGCTGCAGCCCCTCTCCCTCCCTGGCGACAGCCGCCGGCGTTCCATCGCCGCGCGCGTCGCGACCACCTGA
- a CDS encoding SET domain-containing protein, translating into MSRKVAARKSRIHGNGMFALAPLRKGERIIQYKGRLRTHAEVDADDTGDVESGHTFLFTLSDDYVLDANYEGNVARWINHSCNPNCEAVIEEAEGDDRSKDKIFIEAKRAIKPGEELTYNYGITLSERHTPRLKKIWECRCGSKNCTGTMLQPKR; encoded by the coding sequence ATGTCGCGCAAAGTTGCCGCCCGCAAGTCACGTATCCACGGCAACGGCATGTTCGCCCTCGCCCCGCTCCGCAAGGGTGAGCGGATCATCCAGTACAAGGGCCGCCTGCGCACGCATGCCGAAGTGGATGCCGACGACACTGGCGATGTGGAGAGTGGGCACACCTTCCTGTTTACGCTCAGCGACGATTACGTCCTGGATGCCAACTACGAGGGCAATGTCGCGCGCTGGATCAACCACAGCTGCAATCCCAATTGCGAAGCGGTGATCGAGGAGGCCGAGGGTGATGACCGCAGCAAGGACAAGATCTTCATCGAGGCCAAGCGCGCCATCAAGCCCGGCGAAGAGCTGACCTATAACTACGGCATCACCCTGAGTGAACGGCATACGCCACGGCTGAAGAAGATCTGGGAATGCCGTTGCGGCTCCAAGAACTGCACCGGCACGATGCTGCAGCCCAAGCGCTGA
- the sufB gene encoding Fe-S cluster assembly protein SufB, whose protein sequence is MATELAPPQNAQILERLGRRYDAGFVTEIESDSLPPGLDEDVIRALSAKKDEPQWMTDWRLEAYRHWLKMPMPEWAKLQIAPIDFQALSYYSAPKGPKYASLDEVPKELLDTYDKLGVPLHERAKLAGVAVDAVFDSVSVGTTFRKELADKGVIFCSMSEAIKEHPEIVRQYLGSVVPVGDNYFAALNSAVFSDGSFVFIPKGVRCPMELSTYFRINAGHTGQFERTLIVCEDNAYVSYLEGCTAPMRDENQLHAAVVELVTLEDAEIKYSTVQNWYPGDEEGRGGIYNFVTKRAECRGARSKVTWTQVETGSAITWKYPSCVLLGDDSVGEFHSVALTHHRQQADTGTKMIHIGKRTKSKIVSKGISAGRGQNTYRGQVKVDRNADGARNYTQCDSLLIGKQCGAHTFPYIEVKNPGATVEHEATTSKISDDQLFYCRARGISQEDAVSLIVDGFCKQVFRELPMEFAVEAKKLLEVSLEGSVG, encoded by the coding sequence ATGGCCACCGAACTTGCTCCTCCGCAGAATGCGCAGATCCTCGAACGGCTGGGCCGGCGTTACGACGCCGGCTTCGTCACCGAGATCGAATCCGATTCGCTCCCGCCCGGCCTGGACGAAGATGTCATCCGTGCGCTGTCGGCCAAGAAAGACGAGCCGCAGTGGATGACCGACTGGCGCCTGGAGGCCTACCGTCATTGGCTGAAAATGCCGATGCCGGAGTGGGCGAAGCTGCAGATCGCGCCGATCGATTTCCAGGCGCTGAGCTATTACTCCGCACCCAAGGGCCCGAAATACGCCTCGCTGGACGAGGTGCCCAAGGAATTGCTGGACACCTACGACAAGCTGGGCGTGCCCCTGCACGAGCGCGCCAAGCTGGCCGGGGTCGCCGTGGATGCGGTATTCGATTCGGTCTCGGTCGGCACCACCTTCCGCAAGGAGCTGGCCGACAAGGGCGTGATCTTCTGTTCGATGTCCGAGGCCATCAAGGAGCACCCGGAGATCGTCAGGCAGTACCTGGGCAGCGTGGTGCCGGTCGGCGACAACTACTTCGCCGCGCTCAACTCGGCGGTGTTCTCCGATGGCAGCTTCGTGTTCATTCCCAAGGGCGTGCGCTGCCCGATGGAACTGAGTACCTACTTCCGCATCAATGCCGGCCATACCGGCCAGTTCGAGCGCACCTTGATCGTGTGCGAGGACAATGCCTATGTGTCGTACCTGGAAGGCTGCACCGCGCCGATGCGCGACGAGAACCAGCTGCATGCGGCGGTCGTCGAGCTGGTGACGCTGGAAGATGCAGAAATCAAGTATTCCACCGTGCAGAACTGGTACCCGGGCGACGAGGAAGGCCGCGGCGGCATCTACAACTTCGTCACCAAGCGTGCCGAATGCCGTGGCGCGCGCAGCAAGGTGACCTGGACCCAGGTCGAAACCGGCTCGGCGATCACATGGAAGTATCCGTCGTGCGTGCTGCTAGGCGACGATTCGGTGGGCGAATTCCATTCGGTCGCGCTGACCCACCACCGTCAGCAGGCCGACACCGGCACCAAGATGATCCACATCGGCAAGCGCACCAAGAGCAAGATCGTCAGCAAGGGCATCAGTGCCGGACGTGGCCAGAACACCTATCGCGGCCAGGTCAAGGTGGACCGCAATGCCGATGGCGCGCGCAACTACACGCAGTGCGATTCGCTGTTGATCGGCAAGCAATGCGGCGCGCATACCTTCCCTTATATCGAGGTGAAGAACCCGGGCGCCACCGTCGAGCACGAGGCCACCACCTCCAAGATCAGCGACGACCAGCTGTTCTATTGCCGCGCGCGCGGCATCAGCCAGGAAGATGCGGTGTCGCTGATTGTCGACGGCTTCTGCAAGCAGGTCTTCCGCGAACTGCCGATGGAGTTCGCGGTGGAAGCCAAGAAGCTGCTGGAAGTCTCGCTGGAAGGCAGCGTCGGCTGA
- the sufC gene encoding Fe-S cluster assembly ATPase SufC, producing the protein MLNIKNLHASIAGKDILKGLSLDIQPGQVHAIMGPNGAGKSTLGNVLAGRDGYEVGEGSVQFDGKDLLDLPPEERAAAGLFLAFQYPVEIPGVNNTYFLRAALNAQRKARGEDELDSMQFLKLVRQKLAVLHLKDELLHRGVNEGFSGGEKKRNEIFQLAVLEPKLAILDETDSGLDIDALKSVADGVNALRSPERSFLVITHYQRLLDYIKPDVVHVLAEGRIVQSGGPELALELEKHGYHFLKDRVVPEVAA; encoded by the coding sequence ATGCTCAACATTAAAAATCTCCACGCCAGCATCGCCGGCAAAGACATCCTCAAGGGCCTGTCGCTGGATATCCAGCCCGGCCAGGTGCACGCCATCATGGGGCCCAACGGCGCCGGCAAGTCCACGCTGGGCAATGTGCTGGCCGGGCGCGATGGCTACGAGGTCGGCGAAGGCAGCGTGCAGTTCGACGGCAAGGATCTGCTCGACCTGCCGCCGGAAGAACGCGCCGCCGCCGGCCTGTTCCTGGCCTTCCAGTACCCGGTGGAAATCCCCGGCGTCAACAACACCTATTTCCTGCGCGCCGCGCTCAATGCGCAGCGCAAGGCGCGTGGCGAAGACGAGCTGGATTCGATGCAGTTCCTCAAGCTGGTGCGGCAGAAGCTGGCCGTACTGCATCTGAAGGACGAGCTGTTGCACCGCGGCGTCAACGAAGGCTTCTCCGGTGGCGAGAAGAAGCGCAACGAGATCTTCCAGCTGGCCGTGCTCGAACCCAAGCTCGCCATCCTGGACGAGACCGATTCCGGCCTGGACATCGATGCGCTCAAGAGCGTGGCCGACGGCGTCAATGCGTTGCGTTCGCCGGAGCGCTCGTTCCTGGTCATCACCCACTACCAGCGCCTGCTCGACTACATCAAGCCGGACGTGGTGCATGTGCTGGCCGAAGGCCGCATCGTGCAGAGCGGCGGCCCGGAGCTGGCGCTGGAGCTGGAAAAGCATGGTTACCACTTCCTGAAGGACCGCGTGGTGCCCGAGGTTGCCGCCTGA